Proteins encoded in a region of the Deltaproteobacteria bacterium genome:
- the rpsO gene encoding 30S ribosomal protein S15 — MLHQEKKAELIGKFKQHDKDTGSPEVQVAILSERIGELTEHFKTHAKDHHSRRGLLKLVSHRRRLLDYLKDKDPARYKKLIEGLGIRK, encoded by the coding sequence ATGCTCCATCAGGAGAAGAAGGCCGAGCTCATCGGCAAGTTCAAGCAGCACGACAAGGACACCGGCTCGCCCGAGGTGCAGGTGGCGATCCTGTCCGAGCGCATCGGCGAGCTGACCGAGCACTTCAAGACGCACGCGAAGGATCACCACTCGCGCCGCGGCCTGCTCAAGCTCGTGTCGCACCGCCGCCGCCTGCTCGATTACTTGAAGGACAAGGATCCCGCCCGCTACAAGAAGCTCATCGAGGGCCTGGGCATCCGCAAGTAA